One genomic region from Sciurus carolinensis chromosome 2, mSciCar1.2, whole genome shotgun sequence encodes:
- the Ddrgk1 gene encoding DDRGK domain-containing protein 1 produces the protein MVAPVVYLVAAAVLVGLILFLTRIRSRAVAAGQESLHNEEEPIVADQVAQSRPLQPEEQRTAGRPRRRRDLGSRLQAQRRAQQVAWTEVDENEEEAVIPAQEEEGIEKPVETHLTGKIGAKKLRKLEEKQARKAQREAEEAEREERKRLESQREAEWKKEEERLRLEEEQKEEEERKAREEQARREHEEYLKLKEAFVVEEEGVGETMTEEQSHSFLTEFVNYIKQSKVVLLEDLASQVGLRTQDTINRIQDLLADGTLTGVIDDRGKFIYITPEELAAVANFIRQRGRVSITELAQASNSLIAWG, from the exons ATGGTGGCGCCCGTGGTGTACTTAGTGGCGGCGGCTGTGCTTGTCGGTCTTATTCTCTTCCTCACTCGCATTCGTAGCAGAGCGGTAGCAG CTGGTCAAGAGTCACTGCACAATGAAGAGGAGCCAATAGTAGCAGACCAGGTAGCCCAGTCTCGGCCTCTGCAGCCTGAGGAACAGAGAACTGCAGGCAGGCCTCGGCGCAGGAGGGACCTGGGCAGCCGCCTGCAAGCCCAGCGTCGAGCCCAGCAGGTAGCCTGGACAGAAGTGGATGAGAATGAAGAGGAAGCTGTCATTCCAG cccaggaggaagaaggcatTGAGAAGCCAGTGGAAACTCACCTCACAGGGAAAATTGGAGCCAAGAAACTACGGAAGTTGGAAGAGAAACAGGCTCGAAAAGCCCAGCGTGAG GCAGAGGAGGCTGAACGTGAAGAGCGGAAACGCCTGGAGTCCCAGCGTGAGGCCGAgtggaaaaaggaggaggagcgGCTTCGCTTGGAGGAGGAACAGAAG gaggaggaggagagaaaagccCGGGAGGAACAGGCCCGGCGGGAGCATGAGGAGTACCTGAAACTGAAGGAAGCCTtcgtggtggaggaggagggtgtGGGTGAGACCATGACTGAGGAGCAG TCCCACAGCTTCCTGACAGAATTCGTCAACTACATTAAG CAGTCCAAGGTTGTACTCTTGGAAGATCTGGCTTCCCAGGTGGGCCTACGGACCCAG GACACTATCAACCGCATCCAGGACCTGCTGGCTGATGGAACTCTAACAG GTGTGATTGACGACCGGGGCAAGTTCATCTACATAACCCCAGAGGAACTGGCTGCTGTGGCCAACTTCATCCGACAGCGGGGCCGGGTGTCCATCACTGAGCTTGCCCAGGCCAGCAACTCCCTCATCGCCTGGGGCTAG